A single genomic interval of Dyella sp. GSA-30 harbors:
- a CDS encoding acetylglutamate kinase → MTSEAKTRKTIVRLLSSMGSAKEIQQYLKRFSQLDAKRFAVVKVGGAVLRDDLPALTSSLTFLQQVGLTPIVLHGAGPQLDEELSAAGIEKQTVNGLRVTSPQALSIVRKVFQEQNLRLVEALQAMDTRATSVPSGVFTSKYLDRETYGLVGKVSSINLAPIEASLRAGSIPVIASLGETEEGQILNINADFAANELVRVLQPYKIVFLTGTGGLLDDKGKVIDSINLSTEFEHLMQQPWINGGMRLKIEQIADLLADLPLTSSVSITRPAELAKELFTHKGSGTLVRRGEKVLTFDSWDGVDQERMRGLIESSFGRTLVEDYFQRTTPYRIYVSENYRAAMILTQEDGLAYLDKFAVLDDAQGEGLGRAVWLVMREENPKLFWRSRHGNAVNPFYYAESDGCLKQERWKVFWYGLGEDFATIARCVAHCATRQPTLVD, encoded by the coding sequence ATGACGAGTGAAGCCAAGACCCGCAAGACCATCGTGCGCCTGCTTTCGAGCATGGGCAGTGCGAAGGAAATCCAGCAGTATCTGAAGCGCTTTTCGCAGCTGGACGCGAAGCGCTTTGCCGTGGTCAAGGTCGGCGGCGCGGTGTTGCGCGACGACCTGCCGGCGCTGACCTCGTCGCTGACCTTCCTGCAGCAAGTCGGCCTGACGCCGATCGTGTTGCATGGCGCCGGTCCGCAGCTGGATGAGGAACTCTCCGCAGCCGGTATCGAGAAGCAGACCGTGAACGGTTTGCGCGTGACGTCGCCGCAGGCCTTGTCGATCGTGCGCAAGGTCTTCCAGGAGCAGAACCTGCGTCTGGTCGAAGCCTTGCAGGCGATGGACACGCGCGCCACCTCGGTGCCGTCGGGCGTGTTTACCTCGAAGTATCTCGATCGCGAAACTTATGGGCTGGTCGGCAAGGTCAGCTCGATCAATCTGGCGCCGATCGAAGCCAGTCTGCGCGCCGGTTCCATTCCGGTGATCGCGAGCCTGGGTGAGACCGAGGAAGGGCAGATCCTCAATATCAACGCCGATTTCGCCGCGAACGAACTGGTGCGCGTGTTGCAGCCGTACAAGATCGTGTTCCTCACCGGCACCGGCGGCCTGCTCGACGACAAGGGCAAGGTGATCGATTCGATCAACCTGAGTACCGAGTTCGAACACCTGATGCAGCAGCCGTGGATCAACGGCGGCATGCGTCTGAAGATCGAACAGATCGCCGACCTGCTCGCCGATCTGCCGTTGACCTCGTCGGTGTCGATTACGCGGCCGGCCGAGCTGGCGAAGGAACTGTTCACGCACAAGGGTTCGGGCACGCTGGTGCGCCGGGGCGAGAAAGTGCTCACGTTCGACAGTTGGGATGGTGTCGATCAGGAGCGCATGCGTGGGCTGATCGAGTCGAGCTTCGGCCGTACGTTGGTGGAAGATTATTTTCAGCGCACGACGCCGTACCGCATCTACGTCAGCGAAAACTATCGCGCCGCGATGATTCTCACCCAGGAAGACGGGCTAGCGTATCTGGACAAGTTCGCGGTGCTCGACGATGCGCAAGGCGAAGGCCTGGGTCGCGCGGTCTGGTTGGTGATGCGCGAAGAAAACCCGAAGCTGTTCTGGCGCTCACGCCATGGCAATGCCGTCAACCCGTTCTATTACGCCGAGTCCGATGGCTGCCTGAAGCAGGAGCGTTGGAAGGTGTTCTGGTACGGCCTGGGCGAAGACTTCGCCACCATCGCACGCTGCGTAGCGCATTGCGCCACGCGCCAGCCGACCCTGGTCGATTGA
- the argC gene encoding N-acetyl-gamma-glutamyl-phosphate reductase — protein MTDKKTIGIVGARGHTGAELIRLIADHPALELVFVSSRELDGQRVADHIDGYRGELSYASLDPEGVAAQKADVVILALPNGKAAPYVEALDVVAPDTIMLDLSADYRFDERWYYGLPELTRERWRCERKISNPGCYATAMQLSIAPLKDLLAAPPVCFGVSGYSGAGTTPSDRNDPEKLRDNLMPYSLTGHMHEKEASRHLGLPVEFLPHVAPHFRGLTVTTNLYLARQAKLDEVVQRYRARYEDEPLVTVQNDAPWVSKIAGKHHVEIGGFTLSVDGKRLVVVATLDNLLKGAATQAMQNINRAIGVPELTGIPLES, from the coding sequence ATGACCGATAAGAAAACCATCGGTATCGTCGGCGCGCGCGGCCATACCGGCGCCGAGCTGATCCGCCTGATCGCCGATCATCCGGCGCTCGAACTCGTGTTTGTGTCTTCGCGTGAACTCGATGGTCAGCGTGTGGCCGATCATATCGACGGCTACCGGGGCGAGCTGAGCTACGCCAGTCTCGACCCGGAAGGCGTTGCCGCGCAAAAGGCGGATGTGGTGATTCTGGCCTTGCCCAACGGCAAGGCGGCACCGTACGTCGAGGCACTCGATGTGGTCGCGCCCGATACCATCATGCTCGACCTCTCGGCGGACTACCGTTTCGACGAGCGCTGGTACTACGGTCTGCCCGAACTCACTCGTGAACGCTGGCGCTGCGAGCGCAAGATCAGTAACCCCGGCTGCTATGCAACCGCGATGCAGCTGTCCATCGCACCGCTGAAAGACCTGCTGGCTGCGCCGCCGGTGTGCTTCGGTGTTTCCGGTTATTCGGGTGCCGGCACCACACCATCCGATCGCAACGACCCGGAAAAGCTGCGCGACAACCTGATGCCGTACTCGCTCACCGGGCATATGCATGAGAAAGAAGCGAGTCGTCATCTGGGCCTGCCGGTGGAATTCCTGCCGCATGTCGCGCCGCACTTCCGTGGTTTGACGGTAACGACCAATCTGTACCTGGCACGCCAGGCCAAGCTCGACGAGGTCGTGCAGCGTTACCGCGCGCGTTACGAGGATGAACCCCTGGTCACGGTGCAGAACGACGCACCCTGGGTCAGCAAGATCGCCGGCAAGCATCATGTCGAGATCGGCGGGTTTACCTTGTCCGTCGACGGCAAGCGACTGGTCGTCGTAGCCACTCTGGACAACCTGCTCAAGGGCGCGGCAACCCAGGCGATGCAGAACATCAATCGTGCGATCGGCGTACCCGAGTTGACCGGTATTCCTCTCGAGAGCTGA
- the proS gene encoding proline--tRNA ligase has product MRLSRYLLPTSKDNPAEAQIVSHRLMLRAGMIRQEAAGIYAWLPLGLRVLRKIEAIVRDELNRAGAVELLMPTLQLADLWRESGRYDAYGPEMLRIRDRHERELLYGPTNEEMITEIFRATVRSYRDLPMNLYQVQWKFRDEQRPRFGVLRGREFLMKDGYSFDLDEAGARLSYQRMFVAYLRMFARMGLTAIPMRAETGPIGGDLSHEFIVLADTGESAVYVDRELLSLPIPGDDVDYQGDLGTWVDAWATPYAATEDVHEAERFEREVPAERRMQTRGIEVGQIFYFGTKYSAPMKTTVTGADGNDHLIHGGCYGVGVSRLIGAIIEASHDERGIVWPDLVAPFHVGLVNLQQGDEQTDMACDALYTELTRAGVEVLYDDTAERAGGKFATMDLIGLPWQLVVGPRDLKQGLVELKRRATGERETLPIDTALAKLLKDAHRAAH; this is encoded by the coding sequence ATGCGCCTTTCCCGCTATCTGTTGCCCACCTCGAAAGACAACCCCGCCGAAGCGCAGATCGTTTCGCATCGCCTGATGCTGCGCGCCGGCATGATTCGCCAGGAGGCGGCCGGCATCTACGCCTGGCTGCCGCTGGGCTTGCGCGTGCTGCGCAAGATCGAAGCGATCGTGCGCGACGAGTTGAATCGCGCCGGCGCGGTCGAGTTGCTGATGCCGACCTTGCAGCTGGCCGACCTGTGGCGCGAAAGCGGCCGCTACGATGCCTATGGCCCGGAAATGCTGCGCATCCGCGATCGCCATGAGCGCGAGCTGTTGTACGGCCCGACCAACGAAGAAATGATCACCGAAATCTTCCGCGCGACGGTGCGTTCGTACCGCGACCTGCCGATGAATCTCTATCAGGTGCAATGGAAGTTTCGCGATGAACAGCGCCCGCGTTTCGGCGTACTGCGCGGGCGCGAGTTTCTGATGAAGGACGGTTACTCGTTCGATCTGGACGAGGCCGGCGCGCGCCTTTCCTATCAGCGCATGTTCGTCGCCTATCTACGCATGTTTGCGCGCATGGGTTTGACCGCGATTCCGATGCGTGCGGAAACTGGCCCCATCGGCGGCGATCTTTCGCACGAATTCATCGTGCTGGCCGACACCGGCGAATCGGCCGTATATGTTGACCGAGAGCTGTTGTCGTTGCCGATACCTGGCGACGATGTCGACTACCAAGGTGACCTGGGGACCTGGGTCGATGCCTGGGCCACCCCGTACGCCGCCACCGAAGACGTCCACGAAGCCGAGCGCTTCGAGCGCGAAGTGCCGGCCGAACGGCGTATGCAGACGCGTGGCATCGAGGTGGGACAGATTTTTTATTTCGGTACCAAGTACTCGGCACCCATGAAGACGACGGTTACGGGCGCCGACGGCAACGATCACCTGATTCATGGTGGCTGCTATGGCGTAGGCGTGTCGCGGCTGATCGGTGCAATCATCGAGGCCAGCCACGACGAGCGAGGCATTGTCTGGCCGGACTTGGTAGCGCCGTTCCATGTCGGCCTGGTCAACCTGCAACAGGGCGATGAGCAGACCGATATGGCCTGCGATGCGCTCTATACGGAGTTGACGCGTGCGGGCGTCGAGGTGCTCTACGACGATACGGCCGAGCGTGCCGGCGGCAAGTTCGCCACGATGGACCTGATCGGCTTGCCATGGCAGCTGGTCGTCGGGCCGCGCGACTTGAAGCAAGGGCTGGTCGAACTCAAGCGCCGCGCCACGGGTGAGCGCGAAACGCTGCCGATCGATACCGCGTTGGCCAAATTATTGAAGGACGCGCATCGCGCGGCCCATTGA
- the argH gene encoding argininosuccinate lyase encodes MTQPLWQKADIKIDARIMKFLAGDDVVLDREFFLHDITASKAHVEGLANIGVVTADEANALKQELDILADDFRAGSFVLDDSYEDCHSAIEARLTERLGDAGRRVHTGRSRNDQILVATRLWLKEQLAALETHCRAIAQVCLDRAAQPALPLPGYTHLQRAVVSSTGMWFAGFAEGFIDNALRARQTASLIDANPLGTAAGYGVNLKLDREHTTRALGFSRMQISPIYAQLSRGKFEMAVLEAIAGALLDLRRLAWDLSLFTTAEFDFVKLPSEYTTGSSIMPNKRNPDVVELLRASYASVAAARTEIEQLLSLPSGYQRDLQFSKGSLFHGCRHGLAALELVPDLLARMQWNEPAMRAAIEPAMYATDVAIEQAAAGVPFRDAYRAAADAAAASGAGRTPEASLAARTSPGAGMDLRLDELAARLAAL; translated from the coding sequence ATGACCCAGCCGTTATGGCAGAAGGCCGATATCAAGATCGACGCGCGCATCATGAAGTTTCTCGCTGGCGACGATGTCGTGCTGGATCGCGAATTCTTCCTGCATGACATCACGGCGAGCAAGGCGCATGTCGAGGGATTGGCCAATATCGGTGTCGTCACCGCCGATGAGGCGAACGCGCTCAAGCAGGAGCTGGACATTCTGGCGGATGATTTCCGTGCGGGAAGCTTTGTGCTCGACGATAGCTACGAAGACTGCCACTCCGCGATCGAGGCACGCCTGACCGAGCGGCTCGGTGACGCGGGGCGTCGCGTGCATACTGGCCGTAGCCGCAATGACCAGATCCTGGTTGCCACGCGTCTGTGGTTGAAGGAGCAGCTCGCAGCACTGGAAACGCATTGCCGTGCGATTGCTCAGGTCTGTCTCGACCGTGCAGCGCAACCGGCATTGCCGCTGCCCGGCTACACGCATTTGCAGCGCGCAGTCGTTTCTTCCACCGGTATGTGGTTCGCTGGTTTTGCCGAGGGCTTTATCGATAACGCTCTGCGTGCTCGCCAAACCGCAAGCCTGATCGATGCCAATCCGTTGGGCACGGCCGCCGGTTATGGTGTAAATCTCAAGCTCGACCGCGAACACACGACGCGCGCGCTGGGCTTTTCGCGCATGCAGATCTCGCCGATCTACGCACAGCTGTCGCGTGGCAAGTTCGAAATGGCCGTGCTGGAAGCGATTGCTGGAGCCTTGCTGGACCTGCGCCGCCTGGCCTGGGACCTGTCGTTGTTCACCACGGCGGAGTTCGATTTCGTCAAGTTGCCGAGCGAATACACCACCGGCAGCTCGATCATGCCGAACAAGCGCAACCCGGACGTCGTCGAACTGCTGCGCGCCAGCTATGCCAGCGTCGCCGCGGCACGCACTGAGATCGAGCAGCTGCTATCGCTGCCATCGGGCTATCAGCGCGATCTGCAATTTTCCAAGGGTTCGCTGTTCCACGGTTGTCGCCACGGCCTTGCTGCGCTCGAACTGGTGCCGGACTTGCTGGCGCGGATGCAGTGGAACGAACCGGCCATGCGCGCAGCGATCGAGCCGGCGATGTATGCCACCGACGTCGCGATCGAGCAGGCTGCCGCTGGCGTGCCGTTCCGCGATGCCTATCGCGCTGCGGCCGATGCGGCGGCAGCCAGTGGGGCAGGGCGTACACCGGAAGCCAGTCTCGCTGCGCGCACTTCGCCGGGTGCTGGGATGGATCTGCGTCTGGATGAACTGGCCGCACGTTTGGCGGCGCTGTAA
- the kynU gene encoding kynureninase gives MSTPYEATRAWAQAADAADPLRAFRDEFLIPPHGDGQTHYLCGNSLGLQPRAVREAIGEELSDWGELAVEGHFRGRRPWLNYHEFVRDDLATVVGAKPIEVVAMNTLGVNLHLMMVSFYRPTPERHAILIEAGAFPTDRYAVESQVRYHGFSPALSLIELEGDEPNGSISMAAIERTLAEHGERIALVMLPGVQYRTGQVFDLKAIAALAHKHGCMVGFDLAHAVGNLPLQLHDSGADFAIWCSYKYLNAGPGAIGGAFVHERHATATLPRFAGWWGHDKSTRFKMGPEFVPTPGADGWQLSNPPIMALVPLRVSLEIFRRAGMERLREKALKLTGYLEWLVDSQLGDVLEVVTPREPSRRGSQLSIRVKAGREQGRALFEYLERNGVIGDWREPDVIRISPTPLYNRFEDCLAFAEAARAWAKS, from the coding sequence ATGTCCACTCCCTACGAAGCCACGCGCGCCTGGGCGCAAGCCGCCGATGCCGCCGACCCATTGCGCGCGTTTCGCGACGAATTCCTGATACCACCGCATGGTGATGGCCAGACCCATTACCTCTGCGGCAACTCGCTCGGCCTGCAGCCACGCGCCGTGCGCGAGGCCATCGGCGAGGAACTCAGCGACTGGGGCGAACTGGCGGTCGAAGGGCACTTCCGCGGGCGGCGTCCCTGGCTGAATTATCACGAATTCGTTCGCGATGATCTGGCTACGGTCGTGGGCGCCAAGCCGATCGAAGTCGTCGCCATGAACACGTTGGGCGTGAACCTGCACCTGATGATGGTGAGCTTCTATCGGCCCACGCCCGAGCGGCACGCCATACTGATCGAAGCGGGCGCTTTCCCTACCGACCGCTATGCAGTGGAGTCGCAGGTTCGCTACCACGGCTTCAGCCCAGCGCTGTCGTTGATCGAGCTGGAGGGCGACGAGCCGAACGGCAGCATTTCGATGGCGGCGATCGAACGGACGCTGGCCGAGCATGGCGAACGCATCGCGCTGGTCATGCTGCCGGGCGTGCAATACCGCACCGGACAGGTCTTCGACCTGAAAGCCATCGCGGCGCTCGCGCACAAGCATGGCTGCATGGTCGGTTTCGATCTGGCCCATGCGGTCGGCAACCTGCCGTTGCAGTTGCACGACAGCGGCGCCGATTTCGCAATCTGGTGCAGCTACAAATACCTCAACGCCGGCCCCGGCGCGATCGGCGGCGCCTTCGTCCACGAACGCCATGCGACAGCCACCTTGCCGCGTTTCGCCGGTTGGTGGGGTCACGACAAGAGCACCCGCTTCAAGATGGGACCCGAGTTCGTACCGACACCCGGAGCGGACGGCTGGCAGCTTTCCAATCCACCGATCATGGCGCTGGTGCCGCTGCGCGTCTCGCTGGAAATCTTCCGCCGCGCCGGCATGGAGCGCCTGCGCGAAAAGGCGCTCAAGCTCACCGGTTACCTGGAATGGCTGGTCGATTCGCAACTCGGCGATGTACTCGAAGTGGTCACGCCACGCGAACCGTCGCGGCGCGGTTCGCAGCTGTCCATTCGCGTGAAGGCCGGACGCGAACAAGGTCGCGCCCTGTTTGAATATCTCGAACGCAACGGTGTCATCGGTGACTGGCGCGAGCCGGATGTGATCCGGATTTCGCCGACGCCCTTGTACAACCGCTTTGAAGATTGCCTTGCATTTGCCGAGGCCGCGAGGGCATGGGCGAAAAGCTGA
- a CDS encoding amidohydrolase family protein, translating to MLKIDSHAHILPRDWPNLAGKFGDERFPVMMHDDGRHRIYKDGKFFREVWESAFDPQHRIDDYQRFGVDVQVISTVPVLFSYWAPGYQALELHRHLNDHAASLCRDYPRHYAGIGTAPLQSPDLAIRELERCIDELGLQGVQIGSHCNDWNLDAPELFPFFEAAADLGAAILVHPWDMMGSPSMPKYWLPWLVGMPAEQSRAACCLVFGGVLERLPRLRVMLAHGGGSFPWTIGRIEHGFRMRPDLVATDNPRNPRDYLKRLFFDSCVHDPQALRYLLDVTGVDRVMLGTDYPFPLGEQRPGSGIEALGLADTERARLFHGTALEWLGLPLQRFQTAS from the coding sequence ATGCTGAAGATCGACTCCCACGCCCACATCCTGCCGCGCGACTGGCCCAATCTGGCGGGCAAGTTCGGCGACGAGCGCTTTCCGGTGATGATGCACGACGATGGCCGTCACCGTATCTACAAGGACGGAAAGTTCTTCCGCGAAGTGTGGGAATCCGCATTCGATCCACAGCACCGCATAGACGACTACCAGCGCTTCGGTGTCGACGTGCAGGTCATCTCAACCGTGCCGGTACTGTTCTCGTATTGGGCGCCGGGCTACCAGGCGCTGGAACTGCATCGGCACTTGAACGACCACGCCGCCAGCCTGTGCCGCGACTACCCGCGCCACTACGCCGGTATCGGCACGGCACCGCTGCAGTCGCCGGACCTGGCCATCCGCGAGCTGGAACGGTGCATCGACGAGCTCGGCCTGCAGGGCGTGCAGATCGGTTCGCATTGCAACGACTGGAACCTGGACGCGCCCGAACTGTTTCCGTTTTTCGAGGCCGCCGCCGACCTTGGCGCGGCGATCCTGGTGCACCCCTGGGACATGATGGGCAGCCCGAGCATGCCCAAGTACTGGCTACCCTGGCTGGTCGGCATGCCTGCGGAACAATCGCGCGCGGCTTGCTGCCTGGTCTTTGGCGGTGTGCTCGAACGGCTGCCGCGACTGCGCGTGATGCTGGCGCACGGCGGTGGCAGTTTCCCATGGACCATCGGCCGCATCGAACACGGTTTCCGCATGCGTCCTGACCTGGTCGCCACCGACAATCCGCGCAACCCGCGCGATTATCTCAAGCGACTGTTCTTCGACTCCTGTGTGCACGACCCACAGGCGTTGCGGTACCTGCTGGATGTGACCGGCGTCGACCGCGTCATGCTCGGCACCGATTATCCTTTCCCGCTGGGAGAACAACGTCCTGGCAGCGGTATCGAAGCCTTGGGGTTGGCCGATACCGAGCGCGCCCGGCTGTTCCATGGCACCGCGCTGGAATGGCTGGGATTGCCGCTGCAACGCTTTCAAACCGCATCCTGA
- a CDS encoding FUSC family protein — MSSSGYSLRATVVDSLIKTKRPDVPLPVVLRNTAAVVLPLAIGLATGYPEAGLGIAAGALDTMFSDQPGPYRQRMIQLVLASLAAALASLCGFLIGDQLVPMLIATALFGFFGGLLVVFGVDIARVGMTSMILLVVTAASPTSLAGASIGAGLIFSGGILLTLFSVAAWPLQRYRPERYALASVYKGLAALARQQVHDGTDVPALTDAMTTLQHTLLGRHHARGRAMEAFGVLLELAERIRIELTAMAELRANPTIHSMFRNDAARVLTAIADALEEGESPVQAERALQTLQASENALLATGGDAGGLAGHIHALSGQLAAAVRNANWAGSRGELRAVAAETPLPAALRSSSAWATLRAAMTPHSVAFRHAVRSAICLTVAFWVSRQMHLPHGYWLPMTAAIVLRPDFAATFNFGLLRVVGTILGLVLTTAVLHFTPHEAWAHLAVMAVLCMAFRYLATAHYGIAVAALTGTVVILLSFEGVNSSDAVLDRVINTALGSGMALLAYVLWPTWERGRVRRSLADMLTAYAHYLRALAHPEQRDAHRETRTAARTARSNALASLDRMRVEPATPRYLMDLADTLFANSNRLARTAMTLEAIIDDDRAIPEQAEVSAFVEHAADMLQKIAVALHDTQPLGPQPDLRALQRSLATLLTMAEDKPMADSLTRVSDRLVDNVNTLAHITGRASEPAEAPARSGAAGQHAP, encoded by the coding sequence ATGTCCAGCAGCGGTTATTCACTACGCGCCACGGTGGTGGACAGTCTGATCAAGACCAAACGGCCGGACGTGCCGCTTCCCGTCGTACTGCGAAACACCGCCGCAGTGGTATTGCCCCTGGCGATCGGACTGGCGACCGGATACCCGGAAGCCGGGCTCGGTATCGCCGCCGGCGCCCTGGATACGATGTTTTCCGACCAGCCAGGCCCTTATCGCCAGCGGATGATCCAGCTGGTGCTGGCCTCGCTGGCCGCGGCGCTGGCCTCCCTGTGCGGGTTTCTGATCGGCGACCAGCTCGTCCCGATGCTCATCGCCACCGCCTTGTTCGGCTTCTTCGGCGGGCTGCTGGTGGTTTTCGGGGTCGATATTGCCCGCGTCGGCATGACCAGCATGATCCTGCTGGTGGTCACCGCCGCCTCGCCGACCTCGCTCGCCGGCGCGAGCATCGGCGCCGGCTTGATCTTTTCCGGCGGCATCCTGCTGACGCTGTTTTCGGTGGCGGCCTGGCCGCTGCAGCGTTATCGCCCGGAACGCTATGCCCTGGCCAGCGTCTACAAGGGCCTGGCCGCGCTGGCGCGGCAGCAGGTGCACGACGGCACGGACGTGCCTGCGCTGACCGACGCCATGACCACCCTGCAACACACCCTGCTGGGCCGGCATCATGCACGCGGCCGAGCCATGGAAGCCTTCGGCGTGCTGCTCGAACTGGCCGAACGCATCCGCATCGAGCTGACCGCCATGGCGGAGCTGCGCGCCAATCCGACCATCCATTCGATGTTCCGCAACGACGCGGCGCGTGTGCTGACGGCGATTGCCGACGCGCTGGAAGAAGGCGAATCGCCCGTACAGGCCGAGCGTGCGCTGCAAACCCTGCAGGCCAGCGAGAACGCCCTGCTCGCCACGGGCGGCGATGCCGGAGGGCTGGCAGGGCATATCCACGCGCTATCGGGGCAGCTGGCCGCAGCCGTGCGTAACGCGAACTGGGCGGGCAGCCGCGGCGAGCTGCGCGCGGTAGCAGCAGAAACTCCCTTGCCAGCCGCGCTGCGCAGCAGCTCGGCATGGGCCACCCTGCGCGCCGCGATGACGCCGCATTCGGTGGCATTCCGTCACGCCGTGCGCAGTGCGATCTGCCTGACGGTAGCGTTCTGGGTCTCGCGGCAGATGCATCTGCCGCACGGCTATTGGCTGCCGATGACCGCCGCCATCGTACTGCGCCCCGACTTTGCCGCCACCTTCAATTTCGGCCTGCTGCGTGTCGTGGGCACCATTCTGGGCCTCGTGCTGACCACGGCGGTGCTGCATTTCACGCCGCACGAAGCCTGGGCACATCTGGCGGTCATGGCCGTGCTCTGCATGGCCTTTCGCTATCTCGCCACCGCCCACTACGGCATCGCCGTGGCCGCACTGACCGGCACGGTCGTGATCCTGCTCTCGTTCGAAGGCGTCAACTCCTCCGACGCCGTGCTCGACCGCGTGATCAATACCGCGCTCGGCAGTGGCATGGCCTTGCTGGCCTACGTGTTGTGGCCGACCTGGGAACGCGGCCGCGTGCGCCGGTCACTGGCCGACATGCTTACCGCCTATGCGCACTATCTGCGCGCGCTGGCGCACCCGGAGCAACGCGACGCACACCGCGAAACCCGCACGGCCGCGCGTACCGCGCGCAGCAATGCCCTGGCTTCGCTGGACCGCATGCGGGTCGAGCCGGCGACACCTCGTTACCTGATGGACCTGGCCGATACCCTGTTCGCCAATAGCAACCGCCTTGCGCGCACGGCGATGACGCTGGAAGCGATTATCGACGACGACCGGGCCATTCCCGAGCAGGCCGAAGTCAGCGCCTTCGTCGAGCATGCCGCCGACATGCTGCAAAAGATCGCCGTGGCCCTGCACGACACCCAGCCACTGGGTCCGCAACCCGACCTGCGCGCGCTGCAGCGCAGCCTGGCAACCTTGCTGACCATGGCCGAAGACAAACCCATGGCCGACTCGCTGACTCGCGTCAGCGATCGACTGGTCGACAACGTCAACACCCTGGCCCACATCACCGGCCGCGCAAGCGAGCCGGCTGAAGCACCCGCGCGCAGCGGTGCCGCGGGGCAACATGCTCCGTAA
- a CDS encoding TetR/AcrR family transcriptional regulator, which translates to MKTDPSNLIHVSLQLFRKKGYKRTSMADIGRESGLLKGSIYHHFPNKERLLIEVVDHVCNLFEEGVFTTSLRQDLDEKVRLDAMIDAVESYYIEQRLCTLVHLWPDAMQESPEAREVIQRFFKRWEDILAALLEPKYGAEVAQRLSADGLAKIEGGVIWLQILNDPGPLKRCSDEIRGLL; encoded by the coding sequence ATGAAAACCGACCCGTCAAATCTGATCCATGTGTCATTGCAGCTGTTTCGCAAGAAAGGCTACAAACGCACTTCCATGGCCGATATCGGCCGGGAGAGCGGTTTACTTAAGGGCAGCATTTACCACCACTTTCCCAACAAGGAGCGGTTGCTGATCGAGGTGGTCGATCACGTCTGCAACCTGTTCGAGGAGGGGGTCTTTACCACTTCTCTGCGCCAGGACCTGGACGAGAAGGTGCGTCTGGACGCGATGATCGATGCCGTCGAGAGTTATTACATCGAGCAGCGCCTGTGCACCCTGGTGCACCTGTGGCCCGACGCCATGCAGGAAAGCCCCGAGGCCCGGGAAGTCATCCAGCGGTTCTTCAAGCGCTGGGAAGACATCCTTGCAGCCTTGCTCGAGCCGAAGTACGGTGCCGAGGTGGCCCAGCGTCTGAGCGCGGACGGCCTGGCCAAGATCGAAGGCGGAGTGATCTGGCTGCAGATTCTCAACGACCCGGGGCCGCTGAAACGATGTAGCGACGAGATTCGAGGGCTGTTATAG
- the yeiP gene encoding elongation factor P-like protein YeiP yields the protein MKASDVKKGNVVEHEGTVYQVRDIERSSPTARGGNVTFRFTLYSIPGGRKYDLSLRADDDLKEMELLRRAANFSYMDDGAFVFMDAEDYTQYMLSPELVGDSSGYIVEGVEGYYVQLIDDAPVGLQVPTSVVLTVVDTAPEMKGASATKRTKPAKLNTGIEVQVPEYISNDEKVWVNTVTGEFAGRA from the coding sequence ATGAAAGCTTCCGACGTCAAGAAAGGCAACGTAGTCGAGCACGAAGGCACCGTGTACCAGGTACGCGATATCGAGCGCAGCTCGCCGACGGCACGTGGCGGCAACGTCACCTTTCGCTTCACGCTGTACTCGATCCCGGGCGGTCGCAAGTACGACCTCAGCCTGCGCGCCGACGACGACCTGAAAGAAATGGAACTGCTGCGCCGCGCGGCCAACTTTTCGTACATGGATGACGGCGCCTTCGTCTTCATGGACGCGGAGGACTACACCCAGTACATGCTCTCGCCCGAACTGGTGGGCGACAGCAGCGGCTATATCGTCGAAGGCGTGGAAGGCTACTACGTGCAATTGATCGACGATGCACCGGTGGGCCTGCAGGTACCGACCAGCGTGGTACTCACCGTGGTCGACACCGCCCCCGAAATGAAGGGCGCCAGCGCCACCAAGCGCACCAAGCCGGCCAAGCTCAATACCGGCATCGAAGTGCAGGTGCCCGAGTACATCAGCAATGACGAGAAGGTGTGGGTCAACACGGTGACGGGCGAGTTCGCCGGCCGCGCCTGA